Proteins encoded within one genomic window of Hemiscyllium ocellatum isolate sHemOce1 chromosome 1, sHemOce1.pat.X.cur, whole genome shotgun sequence:
- the mrps26 gene encoding 28S ribosomal protein S26, mitochondrial: MWAQCRTLLLGRCRPALSIPHRGRKSRNDPPAKSKADRRRVPTPVDPAELLVLKERYRQHVAVIGALRAEFKEEMLRKRYEEEVGSLAEERAQLEAEEHRRLMAFNKLENERLQKIREERLQREAEEEQEQKLQAAISREKKKIEFLKEKEQEVLQLQEEVKNFITLENLDQRIAEALDNPKNYNFAIDTEGRIIRSPVKQQTTQHG, translated from the exons ATGTGGGCCCAGTGCCGGACCCTCCTGCTCGGCCGCTGTCGGCCCGCCCTCTCCATCCCGCACCGCGGCCGCAAGTCCCGCAACGACCCTCCCGCCAAATCCAAGGCCGATCGGCGGCGGGTGCCGACCCCGGTGGATCCGGCGGAGCTGCTGGTGTTGAAGGAGCGGTACCGGCAGCACGTGGCTGTGATCGGGGCCCTCAG GGCTGAGTTTAAGGAGGAAATGCTGCGGAAGCGTTATGAAGAGGAGGTGGGCTCATTGGCTGAGGAACGAGCACAACTAGAAGCTGAAGAACATCGGAGGCTCATGGCTTTCAATAAACTAGAGAATGAACGACTCCAAAAAATCCG TGAGGAGCGACTCCAAAGAGAGGCAGAAGAGGAGCAGGAGCAGAAACTCCAGGCAGCCatcagcagagaaaaaaaaaagattgAGTTCCTAAAGGAGAAGGAACAGGAAGTGCTACAGCTTCAG GAGGAGGTGAAGAATTTCATCACGCTAGAAAATTTGGATCAACGGATAGCAGAAGCTCTGGACAATCCAAAAAATTACAACTTTGCCATTGACACGGAGGGCCGGATCATAAGGAGCCCCGTGAAGCAGCAGACCACACAGCACGGCTGA